Proteins from a single region of Oscillatoria sp. FACHB-1407:
- a CDS encoding class I SAM-dependent methyltransferase, translating into MIEFAPHLSSLKNAPELEQHSNTSEQRLSCLICGYCIELNDRLSLITFFCNVRAFKEEVFQVWRCPDCSTIHCLNVVDLKHYYNDYPFAQAKLSNQLKLCYKNLYQQLVKHGLSYTDSILDYGCGSGLFVKYLRQQGFSKCYGYDPHACQEEFGNSAILRKGPFNYILLQDVIEHVEDPHVLLSELDALLAPGGYILIGTPNAANIDLSQPHISDYYNSVHVPYHLHIYTRQSIEYLARQQGWIGVDFSDRPYHDTRWFGTNSRAWNEYQRCLDGTINTVFEPIKIGKELLSYRLIFYSLFGYWLSLKTEMSLMFRKTGV; encoded by the coding sequence ATGATCGAGTTTGCCCCACACCTCAGTTCTCTTAAAAATGCTCCTGAGTTAGAGCAGCATTCAAACACGAGCGAACAGCGATTAAGCTGTTTAATCTGCGGCTACTGTATTGAACTGAACGATAGGCTTTCATTAATAACATTCTTCTGTAATGTCAGAGCTTTCAAAGAAGAGGTGTTTCAAGTTTGGCGATGCCCTGACTGCTCAACGATTCACTGTCTTAATGTGGTGGATTTGAAGCATTATTACAATGACTATCCATTTGCTCAGGCAAAGCTGTCAAATCAGTTAAAACTCTGCTACAAAAACTTATATCAACAACTCGTAAAACACGGACTTTCTTATACAGACTCGATACTTGACTATGGTTGTGGTAGCGGATTGTTCGTGAAATATTTGCGGCAACAAGGTTTTTCTAAATGTTATGGATATGATCCACACGCCTGTCAGGAGGAATTTGGCAATTCAGCGATTCTTCGCAAAGGACCATTTAATTACATCCTGCTTCAAGATGTAATTGAGCACGTTGAAGATCCGCACGTACTATTAAGTGAACTTGATGCTCTTCTTGCTCCCGGTGGTTACATTCTCATTGGAACCCCTAATGCAGCAAACATTGATTTAAGCCAACCTCATATTTCTGATTACTACAATTCAGTTCATGTTCCTTATCATCTTCATATCTATACGCGGCAATCAATTGAGTATTTGGCTCGTCAACAAGGTTGGATAGGTGTAGATTTTAGCGATCGCCCCTATCACGATACACGTTGGTTTGGCACAAATTCTCGTGCTTGGAATGAGTATCAACGTTGTTTAGATGGCACTATCAATACAGTATTTGAGCCCATCAAAATTGGAAAAGAGCTGTTATCCTATCGACTCATATTCTATTCACTGTTTGGTTACTGGCTGAGCCTTAAGACAGAAATGTCACTCATGTTTCGCAAAACGGGAGTTTAG
- a CDS encoding glycosyltransferase: MRFSKINTLVFLVTGFPPDVSGVSHFNWERAQWLAKQGSYRVIVFAPDWQQEANQSEPLLPLDENLIIERYPSKPWAPYSLTHVPTVAAARWINQKLASYNPDLIVMTDVERYFLLGAWQLPGRGYARKHNIPYIAEYHTDLYNFSAAYPGWQWLRSVARSSRLASYLYRQIDVTVCSSIAASKSCHELGIPNVQTIPFLGIDVSTYNPARQNRQSLDPWLSAQERNNKVLLFLGRLGFEKRVDLLIEAFAKLKQQRPNYSLIIAGDGPDNVVASLKRQAAPVPHIHFTGFLLGETKANVLASCDVFCSPSPYETFGRTVVEAMASGIPVVTVNSGAVSEYIFDGVNGYLVPPNDVSGLADGIRRALSSNNTNVAQTAMRSAKKFSLEQGCQNLSDYYQQLLGASKKQSLRSLSRT, translated from the coding sequence ATGAGATTTTCTAAAATCAATACCCTGGTATTTCTTGTAACAGGTTTCCCACCAGATGTGAGTGGCGTTTCACATTTCAACTGGGAACGGGCTCAATGGCTTGCAAAACAAGGTTCATACCGTGTCATTGTGTTCGCCCCCGACTGGCAGCAAGAAGCAAACCAATCAGAACCGCTCTTACCGTTAGACGAAAATTTAATTATTGAGCGGTATCCCTCAAAACCCTGGGCACCTTACTCGCTGACCCATGTACCAACGGTTGCGGCTGCCCGTTGGATCAACCAAAAACTTGCTTCTTATAACCCCGATTTAATCGTCATGACTGATGTAGAACGCTACTTTTTACTGGGTGCATGGCAGTTACCGGGTAGGGGCTACGCGCGGAAACATAACATTCCTTATATTGCGGAATATCACACTGATCTGTATAACTTTTCAGCTGCTTATCCAGGTTGGCAATGGCTGCGTAGTGTAGCTCGTAGCTCTCGACTAGCAAGCTATTTATATCGTCAAATTGATGTAACAGTCTGTTCTAGCATTGCAGCTAGCAAGAGTTGCCACGAGTTAGGTATTCCCAACGTTCAGACCATTCCATTTTTAGGAATTGATGTCTCTACCTACAACCCTGCTCGTCAGAACCGGCAATCGTTGGACCCCTGGCTCAGTGCTCAGGAGCGCAACAATAAGGTTTTACTTTTCTTGGGTCGTCTTGGTTTTGAGAAACGGGTTGATTTACTGATCGAAGCATTTGCCAAATTGAAACAGCAGCGACCTAACTATTCTCTAATTATTGCTGGAGACGGACCTGATAATGTTGTTGCATCGTTGAAACGACAGGCTGCACCCGTCCCACATATCCACTTCACCGGCTTTCTGCTGGGTGAAACGAAGGCAAATGTTTTGGCGTCGTGTGACGTATTTTGCAGCCCTTCGCCCTATGAGACATTTGGACGAACAGTAGTAGAAGCCATGGCTTCAGGGATACCTGTAGTAACGGTGAACAGTGGTGCTGTATCTGAATATATTTTTGATGGGGTTAATGGATATCTGGTTCCACCAAACGACGTTTCAGGATTAGCGGATGGTATTCGTAGGGCATTATCCAGCAACAATACTAATGTGGCTCAAACTGCAATGCGAAGTGCAAAGAAATTTTCGCTAGAACAAGGATGCCAAAACTTGAGTGATTATTATCAACAGCTTTTGGGTGCTAGTAAGAAACAGAGTTTGAGAAGTCTGAGCCGGACATGA